One part of the Anaeromyxobacter sp. Fw109-5 genome encodes these proteins:
- a CDS encoding sigma-54-dependent Fis family transcriptional regulator, whose translation MEQRRKLPVHEPCDVCGLGTVVPRTSRTAHLVAGSPGMQAALRRAHDFADSDAPVVILGESGTGKEVVARALHAASPRGARPFVPVNVAALPAELLESELFGHVRGAFTGATGDKQGLLEAADGGTLFLDEIAEMPLALQAKLLRALEDGEIRRVGDTRSFGVDVRFVCATHRDLAQRVTAGQFREDLYYRLKVLVLRLPPLRERVEDILPLARQFLAAERRPAAGLSAEAEERLLAHPWPGNVRELQNVMRHAAVLARGAEVRPEHLPEELQRPARRAEGPARTLAEVEREHVLRVLEVCGGSQVEAARVLGIGRNTLWRKLRSYRAGEAGG comes from the coding sequence ATGGAACAGCGGCGGAAGCTCCCCGTTCACGAGCCCTGCGACGTCTGCGGCCTGGGCACCGTCGTCCCGCGGACCTCGCGGACGGCCCACCTGGTCGCCGGCAGCCCCGGCATGCAAGCAGCCCTTCGCCGGGCGCACGACTTCGCCGACTCCGACGCCCCGGTGGTCATCCTCGGGGAGAGCGGGACGGGCAAGGAGGTGGTGGCCCGGGCGCTCCACGCGGCGAGCCCCCGCGGCGCCCGCCCGTTCGTCCCCGTCAACGTCGCCGCGCTCCCGGCGGAGCTGCTCGAGTCGGAGCTGTTCGGCCACGTGCGCGGGGCCTTCACCGGGGCCACCGGGGACAAGCAGGGCCTGCTCGAGGCGGCCGACGGCGGGACGCTGTTCCTGGACGAGATCGCAGAGATGCCGCTCGCGCTCCAGGCGAAGCTGCTGCGCGCGCTGGAGGACGGCGAGATCCGCCGCGTCGGCGACACGCGGTCGTTCGGGGTGGACGTCCGCTTCGTCTGCGCCACCCATCGCGACCTCGCGCAGCGGGTCACCGCGGGCCAGTTCCGCGAGGACCTCTACTATCGCCTGAAGGTCCTGGTGCTCCGCCTGCCTCCGCTCCGGGAGCGCGTCGAGGACATCCTCCCGCTGGCGAGGCAGTTCCTCGCCGCCGAGCGACGCCCGGCCGCCGGCCTGTCCGCCGAGGCCGAGGAGAGGCTCCTCGCGCATCCCTGGCCCGGCAACGTGCGCGAGCTCCAGAACGTGATGCGGCACGCGGCCGTGCTGGCGCGCGGCGCGGAGGTCCGGCCCGAGCACCTGCCCGAGGAGCTCCAGCGGCCCGCCCGCCGCGCGGAGGGGCCGGCGCGGACGCTCGCGGAGGTCGAGCGCGAGCACGTGCTCCGCGTGCTCGAGGTCTGCGGCGGCTCGCAGGTCGAGGCCGCGCGCGTGCTCGGGATCGGCCGGAACACCCTGTGGCGCAAGCTGCGCTCGTATCGCGCCGGCGAGGCGGGAGGGTAG
- the rdgC gene encoding recombination-associated protein RdgC has protein sequence MPVLGGAVTFARFRSEPGKKIPSDTRRWLARGLASGAFEPLDPSKGDEERAAGFVELEDHDATEFASVIQGEYALFAFRVDTLKVPGPAVRAELERWRVGFEKEHGRAPSKREKAERKEAVHHLLRQRATPTTRVHDVSLNLKAGQVQIWAASRKAVDEVVAALEGALDLKLAPLTPAAVAARAGTPEGALAPTAELVGLETSRREVADVEA, from the coding sequence ATGCCCGTCCTCGGTGGTGCAGTCACGTTCGCCCGGTTTCGCTCGGAGCCCGGCAAGAAGATTCCCTCGGACACCCGCCGCTGGCTCGCCAGGGGGCTCGCCTCCGGCGCGTTCGAGCCGCTCGACCCTTCCAAGGGCGACGAGGAGCGCGCCGCCGGCTTCGTCGAGCTCGAGGACCACGACGCGACCGAGTTCGCGTCGGTGATCCAGGGCGAGTACGCGCTCTTCGCGTTCCGCGTCGACACGCTGAAGGTGCCGGGCCCGGCGGTGCGCGCCGAGCTCGAGCGCTGGCGCGTGGGGTTCGAGAAGGAGCACGGCCGCGCGCCGTCGAAGCGCGAGAAGGCGGAGCGCAAGGAGGCTGTCCACCACCTCCTGCGGCAGCGCGCGACACCCACCACGCGCGTGCACGACGTGAGCCTGAATCTGAAGGCCGGACAGGTCCAGATCTGGGCGGCCTCTCGCAAGGCGGTGGACGAGGTGGTCGCCGCGCTCGAGGGCGCGCTCGACCTGAAGCTCGCGCCGCTCACGCCGGCGGCCGTGGCCGCCAGGGCCGGGACCCCGGAGGGTGCGCTGGCGCCGACGGCGGAGCTCGTGGGGCTGGAGACGTCCAGGCGGGAGGTGGCCGATGTCGAGGCGTGA
- a CDS encoding TolC family protein, with the protein MKRHPRTWKRLAAALVAAAAVPAGAAAPPVTIAEAIRAAWAENAGLRASSAQVEAARAEAARARAGHLPTVSLSVRGVRTDEPMMAFGLKLDQSRITQEDFAPARLNDPQAIGGWGAGATLNLPVYMGGRVSAGSRAAGAMAGAEAASHERRRLETAVAVVEAYFGAQAAEQGVRYAEDLLAQAKETERFMRERGAQGLALDADVARAAAFRAQAEAERATALQRRASARSGLALVAGDAVAEADLTTPIGELPPPPAVAPDAPPPPERPDLVAARLQRDAADAGVGVARGSLLPSLFAQASAETLREGDDLSSGGSWTTLGLMLRWDLSIADARATRAAQARVRAAEEALRWREREAAREVGEARRAVETADARTRSAEEAVTASESARQLRRARHRQGLLPLTDVLDAEAGLAGARALLLGSRLEARVARARLALALHQPIEGITP; encoded by the coding sequence GTGAAACGACATCCGAGAACGTGGAAGAGGCTCGCCGCCGCGCTCGTCGCCGCCGCGGCGGTGCCCGCCGGCGCCGCCGCGCCGCCCGTCACGATCGCGGAGGCCATCCGCGCCGCCTGGGCCGAGAACGCCGGCTTGCGCGCGTCCTCCGCCCAGGTCGAGGCCGCCCGCGCAGAGGCGGCGCGTGCGCGCGCCGGTCACCTCCCGACCGTGTCGCTGTCCGTCCGCGGCGTCCGGACCGACGAGCCGATGATGGCCTTCGGGCTGAAGCTCGACCAATCGCGCATCACCCAGGAGGACTTCGCCCCCGCGCGCCTCAACGATCCCCAGGCGATCGGCGGCTGGGGGGCGGGGGCCACCCTCAACCTCCCCGTGTACATGGGGGGGCGCGTCTCGGCCGGATCCCGTGCCGCGGGGGCCATGGCCGGCGCCGAGGCGGCGAGCCACGAGCGCCGGCGCCTCGAGACGGCCGTGGCGGTCGTGGAGGCGTACTTCGGCGCGCAGGCCGCGGAGCAGGGGGTCCGCTACGCGGAGGACCTGCTCGCGCAGGCGAAGGAGACGGAGCGCTTCATGCGCGAGCGCGGAGCGCAGGGGCTCGCGCTCGACGCCGACGTCGCGCGCGCCGCCGCGTTCCGCGCCCAGGCGGAGGCGGAGCGGGCCACCGCGCTCCAGCGGCGCGCCTCCGCCCGCTCCGGGCTCGCCCTCGTCGCCGGCGACGCCGTGGCCGAGGCGGACCTGACCACGCCCATCGGCGAGCTGCCGCCGCCGCCGGCCGTGGCGCCCGATGCGCCGCCGCCCCCGGAGCGGCCGGACCTCGTCGCCGCGCGCCTCCAGCGAGACGCCGCCGACGCCGGCGTCGGCGTGGCCCGCGGGAGCCTGCTGCCCTCGCTGTTCGCGCAGGCCAGCGCCGAGACCTTGCGAGAGGGCGACGATCTCTCGAGCGGCGGGAGCTGGACCACGCTCGGCCTCATGCTGCGGTGGGATCTCTCCATCGCCGACGCGCGGGCGACGCGCGCGGCCCAGGCGCGCGTCCGCGCGGCCGAGGAGGCCCTCCGCTGGCGCGAGCGCGAGGCCGCCCGCGAGGTGGGGGAGGCGCGCCGCGCCGTCGAGACGGCCGACGCGCGCACCCGCTCGGCGGAGGAGGCGGTCACCGCCTCGGAGTCGGCGCGGCAGCTGCGCCGCGCTCGCCACCGCCAGGGCCTCCTCCCGCTCACCGACGTCCTCGACGCGGAGGCCGGCCTCGCCGGCGCCCGCGCCCTGCTCCTCGGGAGCCGGCTCGAGGCGCGCGTCGCGCGCGCCCGCCTCGCTCTCGCGCTCCATCAGCCCATCGAAGGGATCACGCCATGA
- a CDS encoding efflux RND transporter periplasmic adaptor subunit — translation MKTASLAALALLAPALALATPDAPTEQGAPRRVRAIRGETPSGGHLVPANVIAARRATLSTRIAAHVSSLHVEEGQKVKQGQLLVSLSDPDLRGALSAAQSAQAAAAAHERRIRALIQERAATASELEMATSQRAQADAAVAAARANLAYAQIRAPFAGTIQARRVSAGDMVGPGQPLLELEGDALELQASLTEAEARGLAVGTSLPFLAGDVRGTAEITALTPGGDPVSHRRGLRARVRKLEGGELRSGAFARLELPGGAEAAGGAWVPRSALVRRGDLTGVFVASGGKAVLRWVSLGEPAGDGFNVRAGVGSDETVIDEPRALRDGDVVEVQP, via the coding sequence ATGAAGACCGCTTCGCTCGCCGCGCTGGCGCTGCTCGCGCCCGCGCTCGCCCTCGCCACGCCCGACGCCCCGACCGAGCAGGGCGCGCCCAGGCGCGTCCGCGCCATCCGCGGCGAGACGCCGTCCGGCGGCCACCTCGTCCCCGCCAACGTCATCGCCGCGCGGCGGGCCACCCTGTCCACCCGCATCGCGGCGCACGTGTCATCGCTGCACGTCGAGGAGGGCCAGAAGGTGAAGCAGGGGCAGCTGCTCGTGTCCCTCTCCGATCCGGACCTCCGCGGAGCCCTCTCCGCCGCGCAGAGCGCCCAGGCCGCCGCCGCCGCCCACGAGCGGCGCATCCGCGCGCTGATCCAGGAGCGGGCCGCGACCGCCTCGGAGCTGGAGATGGCGACCTCGCAGCGCGCCCAGGCCGACGCGGCCGTGGCCGCGGCCCGCGCCAACCTCGCGTACGCCCAGATCCGCGCGCCGTTCGCCGGGACCATCCAGGCCCGGCGGGTCTCGGCGGGCGACATGGTCGGCCCCGGCCAGCCGCTCCTCGAGCTGGAGGGGGACGCGCTCGAGCTGCAGGCGAGCCTCACCGAGGCGGAGGCGCGAGGCCTCGCGGTGGGCACCTCCCTCCCATTCCTCGCGGGCGACGTCCGCGGGACCGCCGAGATCACCGCGCTCACTCCCGGCGGAGATCCCGTCTCGCACCGGCGCGGGCTGCGCGCCCGCGTGCGGAAGTTGGAAGGAGGCGAGCTGCGCTCGGGGGCGTTCGCGCGCCTCGAGCTGCCGGGCGGCGCCGAGGCGGCGGGCGGGGCGTGGGTGCCGCGCAGCGCGCTCGTGCGCCGGGGGGATCTCACCGGGGTGTTCGTGGCATCCGGTGGCAAGGCCGTCCTGCGCTGGGTGTCCCTGGGCGAGCCTGCGGGCGACGGTTTCAACGTGCGCGCCGGGGTCGGATCGGACGAGACGGTGATCGACGAGCCGCGCGCGCTGCGGGACGGCGACGTGGTGGAGGTGCAGCCGTGA
- a CDS encoding efflux RND transporter permease subunit encodes MTEPKYGLAGRLARPFLRSKLTPVIVLASILLGLVAVALTPREEEPQIVVPMVDIMVPMPGATPSEVESQVVTPLERRLWGIPGVEYLYGSSRPNVGFITVRFKVNEPLEPSLVKVHQELGAHPELLPAGASPPVVRALTIDDVPFLTVTLHGREALPAGELRKLADEVARELADVERTAQVRVAGAARRVVRIEPDPARLRTLDVSLGELHRSLESAQAQLPAGAIVQGGERVELEARGFARSAAELRRVVVSVRQGRPIYVEDVARVTDGPEPEPAVILTASKERPEFEQAATIVVAKRPGTNATELAEKVTAKLDRLRGGLIPGSVDATVTRNYGETAGEKSNELIEHLLIATLSVIALILVAMGWRSALVVGIAVPVTLALTLLLTYLNGYTLNRVTLFALIFSIGILVDDAIVVVENIHRHMHLPGPRRSFARVVLDAVDEVGNPTILATFAVIAAILPMALVRGLMGPYMRPIPVGASVAMIFSLVIAFVVSPWAALKIFRKQARLPETDESGLHPADPESAAPEPTVEPHANPDTAPEGRLARIDRRVVRWLLGTGKVRIGFLAAVGLLLLAASALLVTGAVEVKMLPFDNKREFQVQLDLPAGAAREEALALGQQVARELLAEPEVESVQVHSGVAAPFTFVGMVRHSFMRELPEQVDLQVNLLPKQDRDASSHAIAVRVRPRIEALAHPKDARVKVVEIPPGPPVLATMVAEVYGSTAAERERIAGEVRRAFDSVPGIVDVDSTLNPTSPKLGLSVDREKAALHGVAPAHVVQTLSAAGYGAPLGTFHVERGAAQVPLVMQLAPEHRSRLDTLLALTVPGARGLVPLSELVRVEEMREAPEIQHKNLKPVSYVTADLAGEIESPLYALLALGHELEGLRGDRGEPVARYGLAHPADTERPSIKWDGEWHITLEVFRDLGLAFAAVMLLIYVLMVGWFQSFSMPIVILLPVPLSLIGILPAHALGGTFFTATSMIGFIAGAGIVVRNSIILVDFAELKLREGMPLAAAVEEAVLVRFRPMALTALAVIVGSAVMLADPIFQGLAVALMAGAVAATLLSRYAVPVLYYMLARRGRAAELQREGARGRTEEERERRPPPPLEAALAAGGDVY; translated from the coding sequence GTGACGGAGCCGAAGTACGGCCTCGCCGGGCGGCTGGCGCGCCCGTTCCTGCGCTCCAAGCTCACGCCGGTCATCGTCCTCGCGTCGATCCTGCTGGGCCTGGTGGCGGTGGCGCTCACGCCGCGCGAGGAGGAGCCGCAGATCGTCGTGCCGATGGTGGACATCATGGTCCCCATGCCGGGCGCGACGCCGTCCGAGGTGGAGAGCCAGGTGGTGACGCCGCTCGAGCGCCGCCTGTGGGGCATCCCCGGGGTCGAGTACCTGTACGGCTCGAGCCGCCCGAACGTCGGGTTCATCACGGTCCGGTTCAAGGTGAACGAGCCGCTCGAGCCGAGCCTCGTGAAGGTCCACCAGGAGCTGGGCGCTCACCCGGAGCTGCTCCCAGCGGGCGCGTCGCCGCCGGTGGTGCGGGCCCTCACCATCGACGACGTCCCGTTCCTGACCGTGACCCTGCACGGGCGCGAGGCGCTCCCGGCCGGCGAGCTGCGCAAGCTGGCCGACGAGGTGGCCCGGGAGCTCGCCGACGTCGAGCGGACCGCCCAGGTCCGCGTCGCCGGCGCGGCGCGCCGGGTGGTGCGGATCGAGCCCGATCCCGCGCGGCTGCGCACGCTCGACGTCTCCCTGGGCGAGCTGCACCGGTCGCTCGAGTCGGCGCAGGCGCAGCTGCCGGCGGGCGCGATCGTCCAGGGCGGCGAGCGCGTGGAGCTCGAGGCGCGCGGCTTCGCGCGCTCCGCCGCGGAGCTGCGCCGCGTGGTGGTCTCCGTGCGGCAAGGGCGCCCGATCTATGTCGAGGACGTCGCCCGCGTGACGGACGGCCCCGAGCCGGAGCCGGCGGTGATCCTCACCGCCTCGAAGGAGCGCCCCGAGTTCGAGCAGGCGGCGACGATCGTGGTCGCGAAGCGCCCCGGGACGAACGCCACCGAGCTGGCCGAGAAGGTCACCGCCAAGCTGGACCGCCTCCGCGGCGGCCTCATCCCCGGGTCCGTCGACGCCACGGTGACGCGCAACTACGGCGAGACCGCGGGGGAGAAGTCGAACGAGCTCATCGAGCACCTGCTCATCGCCACGCTGTCCGTCATCGCGCTCATCCTCGTCGCGATGGGCTGGCGCTCGGCGCTGGTGGTGGGGATCGCGGTCCCGGTGACCCTCGCCCTCACCCTGCTGCTCACGTACCTCAACGGCTACACGCTGAACCGCGTCACGCTGTTCGCGCTGATCTTCTCGATCGGCATCCTGGTCGACGACGCCATCGTGGTGGTCGAGAACATCCACCGCCACATGCACCTGCCCGGTCCGCGCCGGAGCTTCGCGCGCGTCGTGCTCGACGCGGTGGACGAGGTCGGGAACCCCACCATCCTCGCCACCTTCGCGGTCATCGCGGCGATCCTGCCGATGGCCCTGGTGCGCGGCCTCATGGGCCCGTACATGCGGCCCATCCCGGTGGGCGCGAGCGTGGCGATGATCTTCTCGCTCGTCATCGCGTTCGTCGTGAGCCCCTGGGCCGCGCTGAAGATCTTCCGCAAGCAGGCGCGCCTCCCGGAGACGGACGAGAGCGGGCTGCACCCCGCCGACCCAGAGAGCGCCGCGCCGGAGCCGACGGTCGAGCCGCACGCGAACCCCGACACCGCGCCGGAGGGCCGCCTCGCGCGGATCGATCGGCGGGTCGTGCGCTGGCTGCTGGGGACGGGGAAGGTCCGGATCGGCTTCCTCGCCGCCGTCGGGCTGCTCCTGCTGGCCGCCTCCGCGCTCCTAGTCACGGGCGCGGTGGAGGTCAAGATGCTGCCCTTCGACAACAAGCGGGAGTTCCAGGTGCAGCTCGACCTGCCGGCCGGCGCGGCGCGCGAGGAGGCGCTCGCGCTGGGGCAGCAGGTCGCCCGCGAGCTGCTCGCGGAGCCGGAGGTGGAGAGCGTCCAGGTCCACTCCGGGGTGGCCGCGCCGTTCACCTTCGTCGGGATGGTGCGCCACAGCTTCATGCGCGAGCTGCCGGAGCAGGTGGACCTGCAGGTGAACCTGCTCCCGAAGCAGGACCGGGATGCCTCGAGCCACGCGATCGCGGTGCGGGTGCGCCCGCGCATCGAGGCGCTCGCGCACCCGAAGGACGCGCGGGTGAAGGTGGTCGAGATCCCGCCGGGCCCACCGGTGCTCGCGACGATGGTGGCCGAGGTCTACGGCAGCACGGCGGCCGAGCGCGAACGGATCGCGGGCGAGGTGCGCCGGGCGTTCGACTCCGTCCCGGGCATCGTCGACGTGGACTCGACGCTCAACCCCACCAGCCCGAAGCTGGGGCTTTCGGTGGATCGCGAGAAGGCGGCGCTCCACGGGGTCGCCCCGGCGCACGTGGTGCAGACGCTCTCCGCCGCCGGCTACGGCGCGCCGCTGGGCACCTTCCACGTCGAGCGCGGCGCGGCGCAGGTCCCGCTCGTCATGCAGCTCGCGCCGGAGCACCGCTCGCGGCTCGACACCCTGCTCGCGCTGACGGTGCCGGGCGCGCGCGGACTCGTGCCGCTGTCCGAGCTCGTGCGCGTGGAGGAGATGCGCGAGGCGCCGGAGATCCAGCACAAGAACCTGAAGCCCGTGTCGTACGTGACCGCCGACCTGGCCGGCGAGATCGAGAGCCCGCTCTACGCGCTCCTCGCGCTGGGGCACGAGCTCGAGGGGCTGCGCGGGGACCGCGGCGAGCCGGTGGCGCGGTACGGCCTCGCGCATCCGGCGGACACCGAGCGGCCCTCCATCAAGTGGGACGGGGAGTGGCACATCACGCTCGAGGTCTTCCGCGACCTCGGCCTCGCCTTCGCGGCGGTGATGCTGCTCATCTACGTGCTCATGGTCGGGTGGTTCCAGAGCTTCTCGATGCCCATCGTGATCCTCCTCCCGGTGCCCCTCTCGCTCATCGGCATCCTCCCCGCGCACGCGCTCGGCGGGACGTTCTTCACCGCGACGAGCATGATCGGGTTCATCGCGGGAGCCGGCATCGTGGTGCGCAACAGCATCATCCTGGTGGACTTCGCGGAGCTGAAGCT